In Mus musculus strain 129X1/SvJ chromosome 17 genomic contig, GRCm38.p6 alternate locus group 129X1/SvJ 129X1/SVJ_MMCHR17_CTG2, the following proteins share a genomic window:
- the Mpig6b gene encoding megakaryocyte and platelet inhibitory receptor G6b isoform 1 precursor (isoform 1 precursor is encoded by transcript variant 1), whose translation MALVLPLLPLLLSKVQGNPEVSLEGSPGDRVNLSCIGVSDPTRWAWAPSFPACKGLSKGRRPILWASTRGTPTVLQHFSGRLRSLDNGIKRLELLLSAGDSGTFFCKGRHENESRTVLQVLGDKAGCRPAGSTHGYEYPKVLIPLLGVGLVLGLGVAGVVWRRRRLSPPPPPPPPPGPLPTFAPVINAEPQRPLEQESKISGHLDQEPSLHYADLDHSVLGRHRRMSTVVSGDASTVYAVVV comes from the exons ATGGCCTTGGTCCTGCCGCTGCTGCCTTTGTTGCTCTCAAAGGTCCAGGGGAATCCCGAGG tttctttggAGGGCAGCCCTGGGGACCGGGTGAATCTCTCCTGCATAGGGGTCTCCGACCCCACCCGCTGGGCTTGGGCGCCTAGTTTCCCAGCATGCAAGGGCTTGTCTAAAGGGCGCCGTCCGATCTTGTGGGCCTCGACGAGAGGGACCCCAACTGTGCTCCAGCATTTCTCTGGCCGCCTGCGTTCCCTGGACAATGGTATCAAGCGGCTAGAGCTGCTGCTGAGCGCCGGGGATTCTGGAACCTTTTTCTGCAAAGGACGCCACGAGAATGAGAGTCGCACAGTGCTTCAAGTGTTAGGGGACAAGGCAGGTTGCCGGCCTGCAGGATCTACCCACG GGTACGAGTATCCCAAGGTCCTGATTCCGCTCCTGGGCGTTGGGCTTGTGCTGGGACTGGGAGTCGCGGGCGTGGTCTGGCGGCGGCGCAG ACTCTCGCCtccgcccccacccccgcccccgcctgGACCACTACCCACATTTG CTCCAGTCATAAATGCTGAGCCACAGAGGCCTTTAGAACAGGAGTCCAAGATCTCAGGCCACCTGGACCAGGAGCCG AGCCTGCACTACGCTGATCTGGACCACTCTGTCCTCGGGAGGCACCGCCGGATGTCCACAGTGGTTTCTGGTGATGCCTCCACTGTCTATGCGGTTGTAGTATAA
- the Mpig6b gene encoding megakaryocyte and platelet inhibitory receptor G6b isoform 2 precursor (isoform 2 precursor is encoded by transcript variant 2) — MALVLPLLPLLLSKVQGNPEVSLEGSPGDRVNLSCIGVSDPTRWAWAPSFPACKGLSKGRRPILWASTRGTPTVLQHFSGRLRSLDNGIKRLELLLSAGDSGTFFCKGRHENESRTVLQVLGDKAGCRPAGSTHGYEYPKVLIPLLGVGLVLGLGVAGVVWRRRRACTTLIWTTLSSGGTAGCPQWFLVMPPLSMRL; from the exons ATGGCCTTGGTCCTGCCGCTGCTGCCTTTGTTGCTCTCAAAGGTCCAGGGGAATCCCGAGG tttctttggAGGGCAGCCCTGGGGACCGGGTGAATCTCTCCTGCATAGGGGTCTCCGACCCCACCCGCTGGGCTTGGGCGCCTAGTTTCCCAGCATGCAAGGGCTTGTCTAAAGGGCGCCGTCCGATCTTGTGGGCCTCGACGAGAGGGACCCCAACTGTGCTCCAGCATTTCTCTGGCCGCCTGCGTTCCCTGGACAATGGTATCAAGCGGCTAGAGCTGCTGCTGAGCGCCGGGGATTCTGGAACCTTTTTCTGCAAAGGACGCCACGAGAATGAGAGTCGCACAGTGCTTCAAGTGTTAGGGGACAAGGCAGGTTGCCGGCCTGCAGGATCTACCCACG GGTACGAGTATCCCAAGGTCCTGATTCCGCTCCTGGGCGTTGGGCTTGTGCTGGGACTGGGAGTCGCGGGCGTGGTCTGGCGGCGGCGCAG AGCCTGCACTACGCTGATCTGGACCACTCTGTCCTCGGGAGGCACCGCCGGATGTCCACAGTGGTTTCTGGTGATGCCTCCACTGTCTATGCGGTTGTAG